The following coding sequences lie in one Bartonella sp. DGB1 genomic window:
- a CDS encoding 50S ribosomal protein L11 methyltransferase — MQQIKFSLELSTSQAEELYHIFSDIFEDEEYPICITELDEKNNIFEFSIYAPLTAKDHITKAISQISPVYLSQLKLEELPEIDWVAHSLSTLKPIEAGCFFVHGSHDQSSIDNDKISIQINANQAFGTGHHQTTHLCLQLITSHYSKSAPNYCLDLGTGSGILSIALAKLGAPHIIATDIDPLAIEIAKENFTINNVTTQIKAYVADGFSDSRLIHNVKYDLIIANILAGPLIELASDMYNHLADGGRVILSGILTDQSLKVIDVYHKVGLFCKNKLSLGDWVALEFSSNK, encoded by the coding sequence ATGCAACAAATTAAATTTTCTCTAGAATTATCTACTTCACAAGCAGAAGAATTATATCATATTTTTTCTGATATTTTTGAAGATGAAGAATATCCGATCTGTATTACTGAATTAGATGAAAAAAATAATATTTTTGAATTTTCTATTTATGCTCCTCTTACAGCAAAAGATCATATAACCAAAGCAATCTCACAAATTTCTCCGGTTTATCTTTCTCAGTTGAAGCTAGAAGAATTACCTGAAATTGATTGGGTAGCACATAGTTTATCAACATTAAAACCTATCGAGGCTGGTTGTTTCTTTGTTCACGGTAGCCATGATCAATCTTCAATAGATAACGATAAAATCTCAATACAAATAAATGCTAATCAAGCATTTGGTACAGGTCATCATCAAACCACTCACCTATGTTTACAATTAATTACAAGCCATTATTCTAAATCAGCACCTAATTATTGTTTAGATTTAGGCACAGGTAGCGGTATTTTATCTATAGCCTTAGCTAAACTAGGAGCCCCTCATATAATTGCTACAGATATTGATCCTTTAGCTATTGAGATAGCTAAAGAAAATTTTACAATCAATAATGTTACTACACAAATTAAAGCATATGTTGCAGATGGTTTTTCAGATTCAAGATTAATTCATAATGTAAAATATGATTTAATAATAGCTAATATTTTAGCTGGTCCCTTAATCGAACTTGCTTCTGATATGTATAACCATTTAGCTGATGGTGGACGAGTAATATTATCTGGTATTTTAACTGATCAAAGCTTAAAAGTTATTGACGTTTATCATAAGGTTGGGCTATTCTGCAAAAATAAATTATCTTTAGGTGACTGGGTAGCTTTAGAATTTTCATCAAACAAATAG
- a CDS encoding SCO family protein: MKKLLLILITFLLLLIGVYYYHSSPVGKDFRLHATDNRIVTLQDLHEKPSIVFFGYTHCPDFCPATFLELSFWLEELGEQTKDLNIWFFTVDPERDSLPILKDYIENFSSQIVGITDEPKKQFKALKNLGANWKKVFYDTKNPNDYTLNHTAGFMLLKKGGALHSWIAFGEDPILSMNKIKDLLSYKDATN, translated from the coding sequence ATGAAAAAGCTGCTCCTAATATTAATCACCTTCCTCTTATTACTCATCGGTGTTTATTATTATCATTCTTCTCCTGTAGGTAAGGATTTTAGATTGCATGCTACTGATAATAGAATAGTAACCTTACAAGATTTACATGAAAAGCCCTCAATAGTATTTTTTGGTTATACTCATTGTCCAGACTTCTGTCCTGCTACCTTCCTAGAGTTAAGCTTTTGGTTAGAGGAGCTAGGTGAGCAGACTAAAGATCTAAACATCTGGTTCTTTACAGTAGATCCTGAGCGTGATAGCCTCCCTATATTGAAAGATTATATTGAAAATTTTTCTAGTCAAATCGTAGGTATTACTGATGAACCAAAAAAACAATTTAAAGCATTAAAAAACTTAGGTGCTAATTGGAAAAAAGTCTTTTATGACACAAAAAATCCTAATGATTACACTTTAAACCATACAGCCGGTTTTATGCTACTTAAAAAAGGCGGTGCCTTACATAGTTGGATAGCTTTCGGCGAAGATCCAATTCTTTCAATGAATAAAATAAAAGATTTATTAAGTTATAAAGATGCAACAAATTAA
- a CDS encoding ATP-dependent helicase, producing MHDDNISYDFSYLSSLNEEQKLAVTTTEGPLLVLSGAGTGKTRVLTSRIAYILQNNLAQPHEIFAVTFTNKAANEMKSRVQHMLSHANSDLYWMGTFHSLGVKILRKNAELLGLHSSFTILDKSDSLKLLKQIFTDKNIDSKYWKVKSFAELLDDWKNRALLPEDVPPSEANLFANGKAIELYAEYQDRLKIFNSCDFGDLLLYPIEIFKKFPLILEKYQQRFKYFLVDEYQDTNISQYQLLKLLSKKENNALINLCCVGDEDQSIYGWRGASISNILRFDQDFPGAKIIRLEKNYRSTKHILGAASHLIAHNKNRLGKNLYAAIDANNINVPLVNVYFTQDSQDEARTIAKEIEKLHKEGHPLKEIAILVRATFQMREIEEYFITRSIAYRIIGGTKFYERLEIKDALAYLRLTINSNDDLAFERIINTPKRGLGAKSLSKIYDYARLKNISLFAAAEKLTYSDELSKQAKSALTIFIENFLRWQKELNHFSPADLAKIILDESGYSAIYKMDSSDEAKERTENLKELVNSLSSYDNLYEYLEHISLTLDRDNNIDTQDTVNLMTLHASKGLEFSTVFLTGWEEGIFPHERILSSSQSSALLEEERRLAYVGITRAKINLHIFSVKYRRIHGRHQPSQPSRFLQELPIEHINKITSLSQYNGYNSFSFNHNKLPNGYPTPGWQRAALAKSAKLLNSSPQFENKTIPAKQFIIGERVFHLKFGSGTILKIYDDNLIINFDKAGEKNVLTNYVTPL from the coding sequence ATGCATGATGACAATATCTCCTACGACTTTTCTTATTTATCTTCACTGAATGAAGAGCAAAAACTAGCCGTAACTACTACCGAAGGTCCTTTATTAGTTTTATCTGGTGCCGGCACTGGTAAAACTCGTGTGTTAACTAGTCGTATTGCTTATATTTTACAAAATAACTTAGCACAACCACATGAGATTTTTGCAGTCACCTTTACTAATAAAGCAGCTAATGAAATGAAATCCCGTGTGCAACATATGTTATCACATGCAAACTCTGATCTATATTGGATGGGGACATTTCATTCCTTAGGAGTTAAAATATTACGTAAAAATGCAGAGTTACTTGGTCTACATTCTAGCTTTACTATTTTAGATAAAAGCGATTCTCTTAAGTTACTGAAACAAATATTCACTGATAAAAATATCGATAGTAAATATTGGAAAGTTAAATCTTTTGCAGAATTACTAGATGATTGGAAGAATAGAGCCCTGCTCCCCGAAGACGTCCCCCCGTCAGAAGCAAATTTATTTGCTAATGGTAAAGCTATAGAACTTTATGCAGAATATCAAGATAGGTTGAAAATATTTAATAGCTGCGATTTTGGTGACTTATTATTATATCCAATAGAAATTTTCAAAAAATTCCCCCTTATTTTAGAAAAATATCAACAAAGATTTAAATATTTTTTAGTTGATGAATATCAAGATACAAATATTTCACAATATCAATTGCTAAAATTACTCTCCAAAAAAGAAAATAATGCCCTTATAAATTTATGTTGTGTTGGCGATGAAGATCAATCCATCTATGGTTGGCGTGGTGCGAGCATCAGCAATATTTTACGTTTTGATCAAGATTTTCCTGGAGCAAAAATAATAAGATTAGAAAAAAATTACCGCTCTACAAAACATATTTTAGGTGCAGCGTCTCATTTAATCGCACATAATAAAAATAGGTTAGGCAAAAATTTATATGCCGCTATTGATGCAAATAACATTAATGTACCATTAGTAAATGTATATTTCACACAAGATTCACAAGATGAAGCCCGAACTATAGCCAAAGAGATTGAAAAACTACATAAAGAAGGTCATCCGCTTAAAGAAATAGCAATATTAGTTCGTGCAACATTTCAAATGCGGGAAATAGAAGAATATTTTATTACTAGATCAATAGCTTATCGTATAATTGGCGGCACTAAATTCTACGAAAGACTGGAAATTAAAGATGCGTTAGCTTATTTACGTCTCACTATAAATAGCAATGATGATTTAGCTTTTGAACGTATAATCAACACACCAAAACGTGGTTTAGGCGCAAAAAGTTTAAGTAAAATATATGATTACGCGCGGCTAAAAAATATCTCTTTATTTGCGGCGGCTGAAAAATTAACTTATAGTGATGAGCTTAGTAAACAAGCAAAATCCGCTTTAACAATTTTTATAGAAAATTTTTTACGTTGGCAAAAAGAATTAAACCACTTTTCTCCAGCCGATTTAGCTAAAATTATCTTAGATGAATCAGGTTATTCAGCGATATATAAAATGGATAGCTCTGATGAAGCTAAGGAAAGAACTGAAAATTTAAAAGAATTGGTTAATTCATTAAGTTCTTATGATAATTTATATGAATATTTAGAACATATCAGCCTTACCTTAGACCGTGACAATAATATAGACACACAAGATACGGTCAATCTAATGACCTTACATGCCTCTAAAGGATTAGAATTTTCTACTGTTTTTCTAACCGGTTGGGAGGAAGGAATTTTCCCGCATGAACGTATTTTATCAAGTAGCCAAAGCTCCGCTTTATTAGAAGAAGAAAGGCGCCTAGCTTACGTAGGTATTACTAGAGCAAAAATTAATTTACACATTTTTTCAGTTAAATATCGTCGAATTCACGGACGTCATCAACCAAGTCAGCCCTCCCGCTTTTTACAAGAATTACCGATAGAACATATAAATAAAATTACTTCCTTATCACAATATAATGGTTATAATTCATTTTCTTTTAACCATAATAAATTACCTAATGGATATCCAACTCCTGGTTGGCAAAGAGCCGCCTTAGCTAAATCTGCTAAATTGCTAAATTCTTCACCACAATTTGAAAATAAAACTATACCAGCTAAACAATTTATTATAGGTGAAAGAGTATTTCATTTAAAATTTGGTTCTGGAACTATTCTAAAAATCTATGATGACAATTTAATTATTAATTTCGATAAAGCTGGTGAAAAAAACGTTTTAACTAATTATGTTACTCCGTTATAG
- a CDS encoding SspB family protein, whose product MSKDHIRYDILMQDSLRMLVKSVLSEISKTGTPGDHYFFITFCTNTKGVIISPKLKADYPEQMTIVLQHQFWDLKVNDELFEICLSFNSQPEKLIIPFKSIIKFIDPSVPFKIEFDQTLKKTNENIQISKSHSTENPKVSTSRQETTAQDKDTASQDNKIISLAEFRKKHNPDAD is encoded by the coding sequence ATGAGTAAAGACCATATTCGCTATGATATACTAATGCAAGATTCTTTAAGAATGTTAGTAAAGTCAGTATTAAGCGAAATATCCAAAACTGGAACACCAGGAGATCACTATTTTTTTATTACATTTTGCACTAACACAAAAGGTGTTATTATATCACCTAAACTCAAGGCTGATTACCCTGAACAAATGACTATCGTGTTACAACATCAATTTTGGGATTTGAAGGTAAATGACGAGCTGTTTGAAATATGTTTGTCCTTTAATTCACAACCTGAAAAATTAATTATTCCATTCAAATCTATTATTAAATTTATTGATCCTTCTGTGCCTTTTAAAATTGAATTTGATCAGACCTTAAAAAAAACCAACGAAAATATACAAATAAGTAAAAGTCACTCTACTGAAAATCCAAAGGTATCAACATCAAGACAAGAAACAACCGCACAAGATAAAGATACAGCATCACAAGATAATAAGATAATTTCTCTTGCTGAATTTCGTAAAAAACATAACCCTGACGCTGATTAA
- a CDS encoding DUF2853 family protein, which yields MSVYENNDLQRYINDIARYLGNSVDEDIVRKLVGYLSIALKGKDARYVAAGDPAELAYVVKNWVQKILHVDPEPAKQAVDETASRMRQDSHKNRVTFYYLVAEKLDKLEEIRKLS from the coding sequence ATGTCAGTTTATGAAAATAACGATTTACAACGATATATTAATGATATTGCTCGTTATCTAGGTAATAGCGTAGATGAAGATATTGTAAGAAAATTAGTAGGTTATTTATCAATAGCATTGAAAGGTAAAGATGCTCGTTATGTAGCGGCGGGTGATCCAGCTGAATTAGCATATGTTGTTAAAAATTGGGTGCAAAAGATTTTACATGTAGATCCAGAACCAGCAAAGCAAGCTGTAGATGAAACAGCTTCTCGCATGAGGCAAGATAGCCATAAAAATAGAGTAACTTTTTATTATTTGGTAGCTGAAAAACTTGATAAATTAGAGGAAATTAGGAAATTATCTTAA
- a CDS encoding thymidylate synthase, with protein MKNYLDLLEYVLNNGTDKQDRTNTGVKSIFGYQMRFDLQQGFPLLTTKKLHLRSIIYELLWFLKGDTNIKYLNEHNVSIWNEWADENGELGPIYGKQWRSWLTTDGASIDQISNLIKQINENPESRRLIISAWNPEFIDKMALPPCHCMFQFYVADGKLSCQLYQRSADIFLGVPFNIASYSLLTMMVAQVTNLKLGDFVHSFGDAHLYKNHLEQAKEQLSRQPYPLPRMIINPEVKDIFNFNYEDFELIDYKAHPHIKAKVAV; from the coding sequence ATGAAAAATTATTTAGATTTGTTAGAATATGTTCTGAATAACGGGACTGACAAGCAAGACCGTACTAATACAGGGGTTAAGTCTATCTTTGGTTATCAGATGCGGTTTGACTTACAGCAAGGGTTTCCTTTATTAACAACCAAAAAGTTACATTTGCGTTCTATAATTTATGAATTATTGTGGTTCTTAAAAGGAGATACTAATATTAAGTATCTGAATGAACATAATGTTTCTATTTGGAATGAATGGGCTGATGAAAACGGTGAGTTAGGTCCAATATATGGTAAACAATGGCGTTCTTGGTTAACTACTGATGGTGCTAGTATTGATCAAATTAGTAATTTGATCAAACAAATAAATGAAAACCCTGAATCAAGACGTTTGATAATATCTGCTTGGAATCCTGAATTTATTGATAAAATGGCGTTGCCTCCTTGTCATTGTATGTTTCAATTTTACGTTGCTGATGGTAAATTGTCATGTCAACTATATCAAAGATCTGCTGATATATTTCTAGGAGTGCCTTTTAATATTGCGTCTTATTCGCTGTTAACTATGATGGTAGCACAAGTAACTAATTTAAAATTAGGAGACTTCGTTCATAGTTTTGGTGATGCGCATTTGTATAAAAATCATCTTGAACAAGCTAAAGAGCAATTATCACGGCAGCCTTATCCTTTACCTAGAATGATTATAAATCCTGAGGTAAAAGATATATTTAATTTTAATTATGAGGATTTTGAGTTAATTGATTATAAAGCTCATCCACATATAAAAGCTAAGGTTGCGGTGTAA
- a CDS encoding dihydrofolate reductase yields the protein MISFIVAATENQVIGNKGDMPWKLKSDLKRFKQITLNHVVIMGHATFVSIGKILPNRQNIIISRNEKLHIDNAIVVNSPDAAIEKAYQLVGKDAEIFVIGGGKIFEQLMTYAEVIYFTRVLANIEGDTYFPKLDSAKWKLTYQENIIANEGDSHDTIFQIYKKIRS from the coding sequence ATGATTTCTTTTATTGTTGCCGCTACAGAAAATCAAGTAATTGGTAATAAAGGTGATATGCCATGGAAATTAAAAAGTGATCTAAAAAGATTTAAACAGATTACTTTAAATCATGTGGTAATAATGGGACATGCAACCTTTGTGTCAATTGGAAAAATATTACCTAATAGGCAAAATATAATTATTTCCCGTAATGAAAAATTACATATAGATAATGCTATCGTAGTTAATAGTCCTGATGCGGCGATTGAAAAAGCATATCAGTTAGTTGGTAAAGATGCTGAAATATTTGTTATTGGTGGTGGTAAAATATTTGAACAATTAATGACATATGCTGAGGTGATTTATTTTACTAGGGTATTAGCTAATATAGAAGGTGATACTTATTTTCCTAAGCTAGATAGTGCAAAATGGAAATTAACTTATCAGGAAAATATAATTGCTAATGAAGGTGATAGTCATGATACAATTTTTCAGATTTATAAAAAAATTAGAAGTTAA
- the miaA gene encoding tRNA (adenosine(37)-N6)-dimethylallyltransferase MiaA, whose amino-acid sequence MINRKIVLIAGPTASGKSDFANKIAKKHNMVIVNCDSMQQYSPLAILTARPTIEIQQEIEHYLYGYLNYDEISSVGRWYNDVRFLLHDKLKNKNIVFVGGTGLYFRALEGGLSAIPDIDAKLRQKWRKMLSEIGSIELHKILQTLDNPISKIIKNTDGQRIVRALEVKESTEKSLLYWQSKKGDNLIKDFSIKRYLFMPERDYLTSLIEKRLNIMLQHGVIQEVEDFLTLNVPSDSPLTKVIGVEEIKLFLQKKIDKLSMIELIIKKTRNYAKRQQTWFNNQLDDQWQRIENSSNLVTII is encoded by the coding sequence ATGATAAATCGTAAAATCGTTTTAATTGCTGGACCAACCGCTAGTGGTAAGTCTGATTTTGCTAATAAAATTGCTAAAAAGCATAATATGGTCATAGTTAATTGTGATTCAATGCAACAATATTCACCGTTAGCTATTTTAACAGCTCGCCCAACTATAGAAATACAGCAAGAGATAGAGCATTATTTATATGGATATTTAAACTATGATGAGATATCCTCTGTAGGTAGATGGTATAATGATGTACGATTTTTGTTACATGATAAATTAAAAAATAAAAATATTGTTTTTGTCGGTGGTACAGGTCTATATTTCCGAGCTTTAGAAGGGGGCTTGTCAGCTATTCCAGATATCGATGCTAAGCTTAGACAAAAATGGCGTAAGATGTTAAGTGAAATAGGAAGTATAGAATTACATAAAATATTACAAACATTAGATAATCCAATAAGTAAAATTATCAAAAATACTGACGGTCAAAGAATTGTTAGAGCGTTAGAAGTAAAAGAATCCACTGAGAAGTCATTATTATATTGGCAATCTAAAAAGGGTGATAACTTAATAAAAGATTTTTCAATAAAGCGGTATCTATTTATGCCTGAAAGAGATTATCTAACTAGTTTAATTGAAAAAAGACTTAATATTATGTTACAACATGGTGTTATCCAAGAGGTGGAAGATTTTTTAACATTAAATGTACCATCTGATTCACCTTTAACTAAAGTGATTGGTGTAGAAGAAATAAAATTATTTTTGCAGAAAAAAATTGACAAATTATCTATGATAGAACTTATAATAAAAAAGACACGTAACTATGCTAAAAGACAACAAACTTGGTTTAATAATCAATTAGATGATCAATGGCAAAGAATTGAGAATAGTTCTAATTTAGTGACTATAATATAA
- the ispG gene encoding flavodoxin-dependent (E)-4-hydroxy-3-methylbut-2-enyl-diphosphate synthase, with protein MNNIYHYNGGLLPRRQTPTVQVDKVLIGSSAPVVIQSMTNTDTADIDATVAQVSALALAGSELVRITVDRNESAAAVPYIKERLVRLGHNVPLIGDFHYIGHKLLTDYPECAQALAKYRINPGNVGFKDKKDKQFAQIIEIAMKYNKAVRIGVNWGSLDQTLLTRLMDENQKLQQSKSTREVMREAVVQSAYCSAKFAEELGMPANKIILSAKVSQLQDLVAVNVMLAQRCSYALHLGLTEAGMDSKAIVASSAALAILLQQGIGDTIRISLTPKPNGDRRQEVQIAQELLQSLSLRNFTPVVTACPGCGRTTSTVFQELAQNIQEKLRSNMPIWREKYPGVENLKVAVMGCIVNGPGESKHADIGISLPGIGENLAAPVFVEGVKIATLRGENIAEEFHNIVIDYIKNKYLPQIPLPELNIK; from the coding sequence ATGAATAATATATATCATTATAATGGTGGTTTATTACCGCGTCGACAAACACCAACAGTACAAGTAGATAAGGTGCTTATAGGAAGTAGTGCGCCTGTGGTAATACAATCTATGACAAATACTGATACTGCAGATATTGATGCAACAGTGGCGCAAGTTTCTGCTTTAGCTTTGGCTGGATCAGAATTAGTTAGAATAACTGTCGATCGAAATGAATCCGCTGCTGCGGTTCCTTATATTAAGGAAAGATTAGTTAGACTTGGTCATAATGTACCACTTATTGGTGATTTTCATTATATAGGTCATAAATTATTAACGGATTATCCAGAATGTGCTCAGGCTTTAGCAAAATATCGTATTAATCCTGGAAATGTGGGTTTCAAAGATAAAAAAGACAAGCAATTTGCTCAAATAATAGAAATTGCTATGAAATATAATAAGGCTGTAAGAATTGGTGTTAACTGGGGGTCATTAGATCAAACGTTGCTTACTAGATTAATGGATGAAAATCAAAAGTTGCAACAAAGTAAATCTACCAGAGAAGTAATGCGAGAAGCGGTAGTTCAATCTGCTTATTGCTCAGCTAAGTTTGCAGAGGAACTGGGGATGCCTGCAAATAAAATTATTTTATCAGCAAAAGTAAGTCAGTTACAAGATCTAGTAGCTGTAAATGTAATGTTAGCACAGCGTTGTTCTTATGCCTTGCATTTAGGCTTAACGGAGGCCGGCATGGATAGTAAGGCTATTGTAGCATCTAGTGCTGCCTTAGCAATTTTATTACAACAAGGTATAGGTGATACTATTCGTATATCATTAACACCTAAACCTAATGGAGATAGACGACAAGAAGTGCAAATAGCACAAGAATTATTACAATCATTATCGTTGAGAAATTTTACACCAGTAGTTACAGCATGTCCTGGGTGCGGGAGGACTACTTCTACTGTATTCCAAGAATTAGCACAAAATATACAAGAAAAATTGCGGTCTAATATGCCTATATGGCGTGAAAAATATCCTGGAGTAGAAAATCTAAAAGTTGCTGTTATGGGATGTATAGTAAATGGCCCGGGTGAATCTAAGCACGCAGATATAGGTATTTCTTTACCAGGAATAGGAGAAAATTTAGCAGCTCCAGTATTTGTAGAGGGGGTAAAAATTGCTACTTTAAGAGGCGAAAATATTGCTGAAGAATTTCATAATATCGTGATAGATTATATTAAAAATAAATATCTACCACAGATTCCGTTGCCTGAATTAAATATTAAATGA
- a CDS encoding polyprenyl synthetase family protein, which produces MPFINILDHHTKNFNDFLTKILTCEPDNYEKFRPITLLEAIRYISLNGGKRIRPFIIIESSALFDNCSLSSLYVAASLELLHCYSLAHDDLPAMDDDDIRRGKPTLHKAYDEATAILVGDALLTMSFSLLSSSKNNLKPHIALELISFLSQAAGVGGMVAGQYLDLNIHKQANELADIENMQSLKTAMLFEYAAATGAIMAEQPNEITSKLRYFGQIIGQAFQISDDLLDLNSNCQIAGKKTQKDLSKNKVTLIDYYGETKTKAILKKKAEIATEILAPFGKRAKNLQTMINFIINRTY; this is translated from the coding sequence ATGCCGTTTATCAACATATTAGATCATCATACTAAGAATTTTAATGATTTTCTAACAAAAATTTTGACTTGTGAACCTGATAATTATGAAAAATTTCGTCCGATTACCTTATTAGAAGCTATAAGATATATTAGTTTAAATGGTGGCAAACGAATCAGACCATTTATAATAATTGAATCCTCTGCCTTATTTGATAATTGTTCTTTATCTTCTTTATATGTTGCTGCTTCATTAGAATTATTACATTGTTATTCATTAGCACACGATGATTTACCGGCTATGGATGATGATGATATACGTAGAGGTAAACCAACTTTACATAAAGCATATGATGAAGCTACCGCTATATTGGTAGGTGATGCTCTATTAACAATGTCCTTTTCTTTATTATCATCATCAAAAAATAATTTGAAACCACATATTGCGCTTGAACTAATTTCTTTCTTATCTCAAGCTGCTGGGGTTGGCGGCATGGTAGCAGGACAATATCTAGATCTTAATATACATAAACAAGCTAATGAATTAGCAGATATAGAAAATATGCAATCACTAAAAACGGCTATGTTATTTGAATATGCTGCTGCAACCGGCGCTATAATGGCTGAACAACCAAATGAAATAACTTCTAAATTACGATATTTTGGTCAAATTATCGGGCAAGCCTTTCAAATTTCAGATGATTTATTAGATTTAAACTCTAATTGCCAAATAGCAGGAAAAAAAACACAAAAAGATCTTAGTAAAAATAAAGTAACCTTAATTGATTATTACGGTGAAACTAAAACAAAAGCTATCTTAAAAAAGAAAGCAGAAATAGCAACTGAAATTCTAGCCCCCTTTGGTAAGAGAGCTAAAAATTTACAAACTATGATTAATTTTATTATTAACCGCACTTATTAA
- the rpmF gene encoding 50S ribosomal protein L32, translated as MAVPKRKTSPSKRGMRRSADALKAPTYVEDKTSGELRRPHHIDLKTGMYRGRQILSPRG; from the coding sequence ATGGCTGTACCTAAAAGAAAAACGTCCCCCTCTAAAAGAGGAATGCGTCGTTCCGCAGATGCTTTAAAGGCACCTACCTATGTAGAAGATAAAACATCTGGTGAATTACGTCGCCCCCATCATATTGATTTAAAAACAGGGATGTATCGTGGTCGTCAGATTCTTTCACCTCGTGGGTAA
- the fdxA gene encoding ferredoxin FdxA, protein MTYVVTDNCIRCKYTDCVEVCPVDCFYEGENMLVINPDECIDCGVCEPECPAEAILPDTELGLEKWLVLNAEYAAKWPNITVKKEPLENASEFDGVEGKLEKYFSSKPATDD, encoded by the coding sequence ATGACATATGTAGTAACGGATAATTGTATTCGCTGTAAATATACCGATTGTGTAGAGGTTTGTCCGGTAGATTGCTTTTATGAAGGCGAAAATATGTTAGTTATTAATCCTGATGAATGTATAGATTGTGGTGTATGTGAGCCAGAATGTCCTGCTGAGGCTATCTTACCTGATACAGAGTTAGGATTAGAAAAATGGTTGGTACTAAATGCTGAATATGCGGCTAAATGGCCAAATATAACTGTAAAAAAAGAGCCATTAGAAAATGCTAGCGAGTTTGATGGTGTGGAAGGTAAATTAGAAAAATATTTTTCATCTAAACCAGCTACCGATGATTAA
- a CDS encoding CarD family transcriptional regulator: protein MSAVTKVTHSSSFEANEYIVYPAHGVGQITAIEKQSVVGHELELFVIHFEKDKMDVKVPVLKALSSGMRKLADDKEIKRALKVLTGRSRIKKTMWSRRAQEYDSKINSGSLTTVAEVVRDLYRTETQNEQSYSEKQIYEVAFSRMMQEISAVYDITMDEAKKLIEDNLTVEDETL from the coding sequence ATGTCTGCTGTCACTAAAGTTACTCATTCAAGTAGTTTTGAAGCTAATGAATATATTGTTTATCCTGCGCATGGGGTAGGTCAAATTACGGCTATAGAAAAGCAATCTGTAGTAGGTCATGAATTAGAACTTTTCGTCATACATTTTGAAAAAGATAAAATGGATGTTAAGGTTCCAGTACTAAAAGCTTTATCTAGTGGAATGCGAAAGTTAGCTGATGATAAAGAAATTAAACGTGCTTTAAAGGTTCTTACAGGTAGATCAAGAATTAAAAAAACCATGTGGTCACGTAGAGCTCAAGAATATGATAGTAAAATAAACTCTGGTTCTTTGACTACAGTTGCTGAAGTGGTGCGTGACTTATATAGAACAGAAACTCAAAATGAACAATCTTATTCAGAAAAGCAAATCTATGAAGTAGCTTTCTCGCGTATGATGCAAGAGATATCTGCTGTATATGATATCACAATGGATGAAGCTAAGAAACTCATTGAGGATAATTTAACTGTCGAAGATGAAACATTATAG